Part of the Lysobacter enzymogenes genome is shown below.
TGCTGCACGAGTACGCGATCCGCCCGATCCAGCAATTCGCCTACTCCAAGGGCAAGAACGCCTCGGACATGGCGATGGTCATCGACGCGATGGACCTGCTGTACGCGCGCAACCTCGACGCGTTCGCGATCGTCTCCAGCGACGCCGACTTCACCCCGCTGGTGATGCGGCTGCTGACCGACGGGGTCAAGGTGTATGGCTTCGGCGAAAAGAAGACGCCCGAGCCGTTCGTCAACGCCTGCTCGAAGTTCACCTACGTCGAAGGCCTGGGCCAGCCGGCGGCCGAGGTGCAGGCCGACGAGACCGTGGCCACGGTGGCGCCGCGCAGCGCCCAGGACCTGCGCAGCGACACCCGGCTGGTTCGCATGCTGCGGCGCGCGGTCGACGCGACCAGCGGCGACGACGGCTGGTCGCACCTGGGCGCGGTCGGGCATCAGGTCGCCAATCAGGCGTCGTTCGATTCGCGCAATTACGGCTATCGCAAGCTCAGCGATCTGATCGAGGCGGCGGGCTTGTTCGAAACCCGGCGCGACAATCAGATCGTGTGGGTGCGCGACAGGCCCAAGGGCAAGGCGGGCAAGGAGCCGGCGAAGGAAGCGGTCAAGGAGCCGGGGAAAGAACCGGACAAGGGCGGCGCGGGCAAGCCCAAGGTCAAAGGCAAGACGAAGGGGTGAGCGCGTATCGACGCAACCGCGGCGGAGGTTTCGTCGTGGTTGCGGGTTCGCGGTCGCAGCTTGCGCAGCTCCTACAGTCCGAAACGGGGCGACACGAAGCCGCTGTAGGAGCGACGCGAGTCGCGACCGCGACACCGCGCTTGCGACGCGAACGGCTATCCCGCAGTCGCGACTCGCGTCGCTCCTACAGGGGGCGATCGCGGCTCAGTACAGATCGGCGGGATCCACATCCAGCGACCAGCGCACCTTGCGCGCTTCCGGCGCGGCGTAGATCGCCGGCAACGCGGCGTCGAGCGCGGCGTGCAGGACGCGCCGCTCCGGCGCCGACAGGATCAGCTGCGCGCGCAGGTAGCCGGCGCGGCGCGGCATCGGCGCCGGCACCGGGCCGTTGATTTCCAGCGCGCTGCGCTCGCTGCCGTCGTGGCGCGCGCGCTGCGCGGCGGCCTGTTGCAGCTCGCGCCGCGCCGTCGCCAGGAACGCGTTGGCCGCTTCCACCTGCTGCGCTTCGGCGCGGATCAGCGCCATGTGCGCGAACGGCGGGAAGCCGGCGGCTTCGCGCTGGGCCAGTTCGACCTCGGCGAACGCGTGGTAGCCGCCGGACAGCAGGGTGATCAGCAGTTCGTGTTCGGGGTGATGGGTTTGCAGCAGCACTTCGCCGGGCTTTTCGGCGCGGCCGGCGCGGCCGGCGACCTGGATCAGCAACTGCGCGAGCTTTTCGCGCGCGCGGAAGTCGGCGCTGAACAAGCCTTCGTCGATGCCGACCACCGCGACCAGGGTCAGGTTGGCCAGATCGTGGCCCTTGGCGAGCATCTGGGTGCCGACCAGCACGCCCGGCGCGGTGCCGAACTCGCTCAGCAGTTTTTCCAGCGCGTCGCGCTTCTGGGTGGTGCCGCGGTCGATGCGCAACACCGGGAAATCGTCTAAGCGCGCGGCCAGCGACTCCTCGATGCGCTCGGTGCCGGCGCCCTGCGATTGCAGGGCCAGGCCGCCGCAATCGGGGCAGGCGTCGGGGGCGGGGCGGCGGGTGCCGCAGTGGTGGCATTGCAGGCGCCGGCCGCCGCCGTGCACGGTCATCGGGGTCGGCTTGAGCGGGGTGCTGCAACGCGGGCAGTGCGCGGTCCAGCCGCAGTCGTGGCACAGCAGCACCGGGGCGTAGCCGCGCCGGTTCTTGAACACCAGCGCCTGGCCGCCGGCGCGCAGTTCGCCGTGCAGGCGTTCCAGCAGTTCCGGCGACAGGCCCGCCTGCAGCGGTCGCTTGCGCACGTCGAGCACGCGCACCCGCGGCGGCTGCGCTTGTCCCGCGCGGCGCAGCAGGCGCAGGTGGCCGTAGCGGCCGGCCTGGGCGTTGCGCAGCGATTCCAGCGACGGCGTGGCGCTGCCGAGCAGCACCGGCACGTCCAGCGCCTTGGCCCGGACCAGGGCGAAGTCGCGGGCG
Proteins encoded:
- a CDS encoding primosomal protein N', with product MSEASFFPPAGVWRIALPVPLPRLFDYLPPAGDDAGDPVGARVRVPFGRRELVGWVAEVGAPEPGTDPAALKQVAARLDPEPLLHGELLESLRWLARYTHAPLGEVLATALPGPLRHGEPLPDTHAWAWRLTEAGATARPGLRAGKPRRLADLLDQHHELDEDRLDDLLDDWRSAARALAKRGHAERAAVPAVAHAPTPQPGPPLNDEQQAAVDAILAAPGFTPFLLDGVTGSGKTEVYLRAIADCLARGKQALVLVPEIGLTPQTLARFRARLGVPVHALHSGLADGERARTWAAFARGEARVAVGTRSAVFLPMLEPGLIVIDEEHDGSFKQLDGIRYHARDFALVRAKALDVPVLLGSATPSLESLRNAQAGRYGHLRLLRRAGQAQPPRVRVLDVRKRPLQAGLSPELLERLHGELRAGGQALVFKNRRGYAPVLLCHDCGWTAHCPRCSTPLKPTPMTVHGGGRRLQCHHCGTRRPAPDACPDCGGLALQSQGAGTERIEESLAARLDDFPVLRIDRGTTQKRDALEKLLSEFGTAPGVLVGTQMLAKGHDLANLTLVAVVGIDEGLFSADFRAREKLAQLLIQVAGRAGRAEKPGEVLLQTHHPEHELLITLLSGGYHAFAEVELAQREAAGFPPFAHMALIRAEAQQVEAANAFLATARRELQQAAAQRARHDGSERSALEINGPVPAPMPRRAGYLRAQLILSAPERRVLHAALDAALPAIYAAPEARKVRWSLDVDPADLY
- a CDS encoding NYN domain-containing protein, with protein sequence MMAVATEEKRIALLIDADNAPAAKIEVILAEVARYGAANVRRAYGNWKSPNLKSWEAVLHEYAIRPIQQFAYSKGKNASDMAMVIDAMDLLYARNLDAFAIVSSDADFTPLVMRLLTDGVKVYGFGEKKTPEPFVNACSKFTYVEGLGQPAAEVQADETVATVAPRSAQDLRSDTRLVRMLRRAVDATSGDDGWSHLGAVGHQVANQASFDSRNYGYRKLSDLIEAAGLFETRRDNQIVWVRDRPKGKAGKEPAKEAVKEPGKEPDKGGAGKPKVKGKTKG